A single region of the Roseivivax sp. THAF197b genome encodes:
- a CDS encoding DsbA family protein, with the protein MAKLDIFSDPICPWCYIGKSFLDRALLAQPDHPFEITWHPFQLNPDMPADGMDRRAYLEGKFGGKEGAVRAYAPVVEKAKEAGLEINFEGIQRTPNTLDAHRLIHWAGIEGRQTAAVSALFKAYFEEGRDIGARDVLADIADGIEMDASVVLRLLDSDADVAEMQNRDKAAREMGINSVPTFIVAGRHAVPGAQPPELWAKVIDEIAAGALDAAE; encoded by the coding sequence ATGGCCAAGCTCGACATCTTTTCCGATCCGATCTGCCCCTGGTGCTATATCGGCAAATCCTTCCTTGACCGGGCGCTTCTGGCGCAACCCGATCACCCGTTCGAGATCACCTGGCATCCCTTCCAGCTCAATCCCGACATGCCTGCGGACGGCATGGATCGCCGGGCCTATCTCGAAGGGAAGTTCGGCGGCAAGGAGGGGGCCGTGCGCGCCTATGCGCCGGTCGTCGAAAAGGCCAAGGAGGCCGGGCTCGAGATCAATTTCGAAGGCATTCAGCGCACGCCCAACACGCTCGATGCGCATCGTCTGATCCATTGGGCGGGCATCGAGGGCCGCCAGACTGCCGCCGTTTCGGCCCTGTTCAAGGCCTATTTCGAAGAGGGCCGCGATATTGGCGCACGCGACGTTCTGGCCGATATCGCCGACGGGATCGAGATGGATGCCAGCGTCGTGCTGCGCCTTCTGGACAGCGATGCCGATGTCGCGGAGATGCAGAACCGCGATAAAGCCGCGCGCGAGATGGGCATCAATTCGGTGCCGACCTTCATCGTTGCGGGCCGCCATGCCGTGCCCGGCGCGCAGCCGCCCGAGCTTTGGGCCAAGGTGATCGACGAGATCGCGGCAGGCGCGCTCGACGCCGCCGAATAA
- a CDS encoding YitT family protein: protein MLLLSDPPPDRHTLAEDVQGMLIGCTLVALSIQFLRASELITGQIAGLSLVVAYPTGWSFGVVFFVLNMPFYVLAIRQMGWRFTVKNFIAVTTMSVMAELMPFVVQVQPLHPAVGAGLFGLCAGMGLLGLFRHGASLGGVGIVALWLQDTRGIKAGNTQLIFDLGVFTLALFLFPWEKVLWSLLGAVILNAIITINHRRDRYIAKP, encoded by the coding sequence ATGTTACTTCTCTCCGATCCGCCCCCTGACCGGCATACGCTGGCCGAAGATGTGCAGGGCATGCTCATCGGCTGCACGCTTGTGGCGCTGTCGATCCAGTTCCTGCGCGCCTCAGAGCTGATCACCGGCCAGATCGCCGGTCTGTCTCTGGTCGTGGCCTATCCCACGGGCTGGAGCTTCGGGGTCGTCTTCTTCGTTCTGAACATGCCGTTCTACGTGCTGGCGATCCGGCAGATGGGCTGGCGCTTCACTGTGAAGAACTTCATCGCCGTGACGACCATGTCCGTCATGGCAGAGCTCATGCCCTTCGTGGTCCAGGTCCAGCCGCTGCATCCCGCGGTGGGCGCCGGTCTGTTCGGGCTGTGTGCAGGCATGGGGCTTTTGGGCCTGTTCCGGCACGGCGCGTCGCTGGGCGGCGTGGGGATCGTGGCGCTTTGGCTGCAGGATACGCGCGGGATCAAGGCGGGCAACACGCAGCTCATCTTCGATCTGGGTGTCTTCACGCTCGCGCTGTTTCTCTTCCCGTGGGAAAAGGTCCTGTGGTCGCTGCTGGGCGCGGTGATCCTGAACGCGATCATCACGATCAACCACCGGCGCGACCGCTACATCGCCAAACCCTAG
- a CDS encoding extracellular solute-binding protein, with translation MGTQFFHHLAVAGAAFATAFWAPGAQAEPQHGIAMYGEPQLPQDFVALPYANPDAPTGGRIVTGEVGSFDSLNPHILKGSTPWQLRFLAYESLMGRNYDEPFSLYGLLAESVEVPEDRSWVEFTLREEARFSDGTPVTIEDVMWSYETLGTEGHPRYRGAWTKIASMEQTGPRSVKFTFNVEDRELPLIMGLRPILKKVQWDDRDFTESGLETIPVGTAPYMVTDFEAGRYVTLTRNPDYWGADLPFMAGQANLDEIRLEFFGDSQAMFEAVKGGLINSHRESNAEKWETQYDFPAVRAGDLVKSEIPHERPSGMIGFVMNSRKPAFEDWRVRAAMLHAFNFEYINDAMTGGRQERITSYFSNSFLGMEPGPATGRVAEMLAPYEAELLPGALEGYELPVSDGSVRNRANLRRAMGLMEEAGFTVQDGAMVGPDGRPFTFEVLLAQGSAEAQSIIDLFAQALERMGISVTITVIDPAQYTERTNNYDFDMAYYQRGLSLSPGNEQKLYFGAAAADEPGSRNWMGVKSPAVDGLIDTMLNATSREDFIAATRALDRVLTTGRYVIPIYQWNVSRIAHAKELRFPEELPIYGDWLGWQPDVWWWEE, from the coding sequence ATGGGCACGCAGTTTTTCCACCATCTCGCGGTCGCAGGCGCCGCGTTCGCCACCGCATTCTGGGCGCCGGGCGCACAGGCCGAACCGCAGCATGGCATCGCTATGTATGGCGAACCGCAGCTTCCACAGGATTTTGTGGCCCTGCCCTATGCCAACCCCGACGCCCCCACCGGCGGGCGCATCGTCACCGGCGAGGTCGGAAGCTTCGACAGCCTCAATCCGCACATCCTCAAAGGCTCCACCCCGTGGCAGTTGCGCTTTCTGGCTTACGAAAGCCTGATGGGCCGGAATTACGACGAACCCTTCTCGCTCTACGGGCTTCTGGCCGAATCGGTCGAGGTGCCGGAGGACCGCTCCTGGGTGGAATTTACCCTGCGCGAAGAGGCCCGCTTCTCCGACGGCACACCCGTCACCATCGAAGACGTGATGTGGAGCTACGAGACCCTGGGCACCGAAGGCCACCCGCGCTATCGCGGCGCCTGGACCAAGATCGCGTCGATGGAACAGACGGGGCCCCGGTCGGTGAAATTCACCTTCAATGTCGAAGACCGCGAACTGCCCCTGATCATGGGCCTGCGCCCGATTCTGAAGAAGGTGCAATGGGACGACCGGGACTTCACCGAATCGGGTCTTGAGACGATCCCCGTCGGCACCGCCCCCTACATGGTTACCGATTTCGAGGCGGGCCGCTACGTGACGCTCACCCGCAACCCCGATTACTGGGGCGCAGATCTGCCGTTCATGGCGGGCCAGGCCAATCTCGACGAGATCCGGCTTGAATTCTTCGGCGACAGCCAGGCCATGTTCGAGGCCGTCAAAGGCGGGCTGATCAATTCGCACCGCGAATCGAACGCCGAAAAATGGGAGACGCAGTACGATTTCCCCGCCGTGCGCGCGGGCGATCTGGTCAAATCGGAGATCCCGCACGAACGCCCCTCGGGCATGATCGGCTTCGTGATGAACAGCCGCAAACCGGCTTTCGAGGATTGGCGCGTACGCGCGGCCATGCTGCACGCCTTCAACTTCGAATATATCAACGATGCCATGACCGGCGGTCGGCAGGAGCGGATCACCTCCTACTTCTCGAACTCCTTCCTCGGGATGGAGCCGGGCCCCGCCACGGGCCGCGTCGCCGAAATGCTGGCCCCCTATGAGGCGGAGCTTCTGCCCGGCGCGCTTGAGGGATACGAGCTGCCCGTCTCGGACGGCTCGGTGCGCAACCGCGCCAATCTTCGCCGCGCCATGGGCCTCATGGAAGAGGCGGGCTTCACCGTGCAGGACGGTGCCATGGTCGGCCCCGATGGCCGTCCCTTCACCTTTGAGGTGCTCTTGGCTCAAGGCTCCGCAGAGGCACAGTCGATTATCGACCTTTTCGCGCAAGCCCTTGAGCGCATGGGGATTTCCGTCACCATCACCGTGATTGATCCCGCGCAATACACCGAACGGACGAACAATTACGATTTCGACATGGCCTATTACCAGCGCGGCCTGTCGCTGTCTCCCGGCAACGAGCAGAAGCTCTATTTCGGCGCCGCCGCCGCGGACGAGCCCGGTTCGCGCAACTGGATGGGCGTCAAAAGCCCCGCCGTGGACGGGCTGATCGACACGATGCTGAACGCGACAAGCCGCGAGGATTTCATCGCCGCAACCCGCGCGCTCGACCGGGTGCTGACGACGGGGCGATATGTCATCCCGATCTATCAATGGAATGTCAGCCGCATCGCCCATGCCAAGGAGTTGCGGTTCCCCGAGGAACTGCCGATCTACGGCGATTGGCTGGGCTGGCAGCCGGATGTCTGGTGGTGGGAGGAGTGA
- a CDS encoding 3-hydroxybutyrate dehydrogenase, which produces MQLSGKTAIVTGSNSGIGLGVARSLAEAGADVVINSFTDNKEDHALAEELSRNFGVKVTYIQADMSKPEECRALIEKAGACDILVNNAGIQHVAPIDEFPQDKWDAIIAINMSSAFHCTAAALPMMRKAGWGRIVNIASAHGLTASPYKSAYVTAKHGVVGMTKTVALETAKEDITANAICPGYVKTPLVEAQIPDTAKKYDMSEEEVIEKVILDRQPSKEFATVEQIGGTAVFLCSDAAAQITGTTISVDGGWTAL; this is translated from the coding sequence ATGCAATTATCCGGCAAAACCGCCATCGTCACCGGGTCCAACTCGGGAATCGGTCTGGGCGTCGCCCGGTCCCTGGCAGAGGCGGGGGCCGATGTCGTGATCAACTCCTTCACCGACAACAAGGAAGATCACGCGCTGGCCGAGGAGCTGTCGCGCAATTTCGGCGTGAAGGTCACCTATATCCAGGCGGACATGTCGAAGCCCGAGGAATGTCGCGCCCTGATCGAGAAGGCGGGCGCCTGCGACATCCTCGTGAACAATGCGGGCATCCAGCATGTCGCACCGATCGACGAGTTTCCGCAGGACAAGTGGGACGCGATCATCGCGATCAACATGTCCTCGGCCTTTCACTGCACCGCCGCCGCCCTGCCGATGATGCGCAAGGCGGGCTGGGGCCGCATCGTGAACATCGCCTCGGCGCATGGTTTGACGGCCTCGCCCTACAAATCGGCCTACGTGACCGCGAAGCATGGTGTCGTGGGCATGACGAAGACCGTGGCGCTGGAGACCGCGAAGGAAGACATCACGGCGAACGCCATCTGCCCGGGCTACGTGAAGACTCCGCTGGTCGAGGCGCAGATCCCGGACACGGCGAAGAAGTACGACATGAGCGAGGAAGAGGTGATCGAGAAGGTCATCCTCGACCGGCAGCCTTCGAAGGAATTCGCCACCGTGGAGCAGATCGGCGGCACGGCGGTGTTCCTGTGCTCGGACGCGGCGGCGCAGATCACCGGGACGACGATCTCGGTCGATGGGGGCTGGACGGCGCTGTAA
- a CDS encoding ABC transporter ATP-binding protein/permease has protein sequence MPTDATGANGAQSKTTQPQTDQTQTGQTKTAQTETPDAAELAREERASGLRTIRKVTPYLWPEGQTWVKRRVVIALSLLVLAKLVAVITPFFYKAAVDALSGEGVDPAWALGAGAIGLTVAYGMSRLMNVGFQQLRDAVFSRVGQRALRRLALQTFQHIHALSLRYHLTRRTGGLSRIIERGVKGVDFLLRFLIFSIGPLILELTLVGIILFWLFDIWYLVVVAVTIGIYVWFTFKVTEWRVKLRREMNAQDTDANQKAIDSLLNYETVKYFNAEDREARRYDSAMVGYESAAVKTATSLAFLNFGQSALITCGLVIVMVMAAQGVASGEMTVGDFVMVNAYMIQIITPLNFLGTVYREIRQALVDMGEMFDLLEQPSEVQEKPGAPALKVSGGRVTFDAIRFGYDPDRDILKGVSIDVAPGQSVALVGPSGSGKSTIGRLMFRFYDVSAGAIRIDGQDIRDVTLDSLHAAIGVVPQDTVLFNDTIRYNIAYGRDNATDAEIEAAARAAQIHDFILTLPEGYDTQVGERGLKLSGGEKQRVGIARTLLKDPPILMLDEATSALDTDTEAGIQTALARAGEGRTVLTIAHRLSTIADADRIVVLQAGEVIEEGTHSALLEKNGRYAQLWARQQAEEDDGA, from the coding sequence ATGCCCACCGATGCCACCGGCGCCAATGGCGCCCAGTCCAAGACGACCCAGCCGCAGACAGACCAGACTCAGACTGGCCAGACAAAGACGGCGCAGACGGAGACGCCTGACGCCGCCGAGCTTGCCCGCGAGGAACGCGCCTCCGGCCTGCGCACGATCCGCAAGGTCACGCCCTATCTCTGGCCCGAGGGCCAGACCTGGGTGAAGCGCCGCGTCGTGATCGCGCTGTCGCTTCTGGTGCTGGCCAAGCTCGTCGCCGTCATCACGCCGTTCTTCTACAAGGCCGCGGTCGATGCGCTATCGGGCGAAGGGGTCGATCCCGCCTGGGCACTCGGTGCCGGCGCCATCGGCCTCACCGTGGCCTACGGCATGTCGCGCCTGATGAATGTGGGCTTCCAGCAGCTGCGCGATGCGGTCTTTTCCCGCGTGGGCCAACGTGCGCTGCGCCGCCTGGCGCTCCAGACCTTCCAGCATATCCACGCGCTCAGCTTGCGCTACCACCTCACACGCCGCACCGGCGGCCTCAGCCGCATCATCGAGCGGGGCGTGAAGGGCGTCGATTTCCTGCTGCGCTTCCTGATCTTCTCCATCGGGCCGCTGATCCTCGAGCTGACCCTCGTCGGCATAATCCTCTTCTGGCTCTTCGATATCTGGTATCTCGTCGTCGTGGCTGTCACGATCGGCATCTATGTCTGGTTCACCTTCAAGGTCACCGAATGGCGTGTGAAGCTGCGCCGCGAGATGAACGCGCAGGACACCGATGCCAACCAGAAGGCCATCGATTCCCTTCTGAACTACGAGACGGTGAAGTATTTCAACGCCGAGGACCGCGAGGCGCGCCGCTATGACAGCGCGATGGTCGGCTACGAATCCGCCGCCGTGAAGACCGCGACTTCGCTCGCCTTCCTGAATTTCGGGCAATCGGCGCTCATCACCTGCGGGCTCGTCATCGTCATGGTCATGGCCGCGCAGGGCGTGGCCTCGGGCGAGATGACCGTGGGCGATTTCGTCATGGTTAACGCCTACATGATCCAGATCATCACTCCCCTGAACTTCCTGGGCACCGTCTACCGCGAAATCCGACAGGCACTCGTCGACATGGGCGAGATGTTCGATCTTCTCGAACAGCCCTCCGAGGTGCAGGAAAAGCCTGGCGCGCCCGCGCTCAAGGTCTCGGGCGGGCGCGTCACCTTCGACGCCATCCGCTTCGGCTACGATCCCGACCGCGACATCCTCAAGGGCGTCTCGATCGACGTGGCTCCGGGGCAGAGCGTGGCGCTGGTCGGGCCCTCGGGCTCGGGCAAGTCCACCATCGGGCGGCTGATGTTCCGTTTCTACGATGTCTCTGCGGGTGCGATCCGCATCGACGGGCAAGATATCCGCGACGTGACATTGGACAGCCTGCACGCGGCCATCGGCGTCGTGCCGCAGGACACGGTGCTCTTCAACGACACGATCCGCTACAACATCGCCTACGGGCGCGACAACGCCACCGATGCCGAGATCGAGGCCGCCGCCCGCGCCGCCCAGATCCACGATTTCATCCTGACCCTGCCAGAAGGCTATGACACGCAGGTGGGCGAGCGCGGCCTGAAGCTCTCGGGCGGTGAGAAGCAGCGCGTGGGCATCGCACGCACGCTGTTGAAGGACCCGCCGATCCTGATGCTGGACGAGGCGACTTCCGCGCTCGACACCGATACAGAAGCAGGCATTCAGACCGCCCTTGCCCGCGCAGGCGAAGGCCGCACCGTCCTGACCATCGCGCACCGCCTGTCGACCATCGCCGATGCCGACCGGATCGTGGTGCTGCAGGCCGGCGAGGTGATCGAGGAAGGCACGCATTCCGCGCTTCTGGAAAAGAACGGCCGCTATGCCCAGCTTTGGGCGCGTCAGCAGGCCGAGGAAGACGACGGCGCCTGA
- the ccoS gene encoding cbb3-type cytochrome oxidase assembly protein CcoS — MNVLVFLIPVSVGLGLLGLGAFVWTIAKGQYDDPEGSRQRPLDDRFDDAPKP, encoded by the coding sequence ATGAACGTGCTCGTCTTCTTGATCCCGGTTTCCGTGGGGCTCGGGCTTCTGGGGCTCGGTGCGTTCGTCTGGACCATCGCCAAGGGGCAATATGACGACCCCGAAGGGTCGCGGCAGCGCCCGCTCGATGACAGGTTCGACGACGCGCCCAAGCCCTAG
- a CDS encoding class I adenylate-forming enzyme family protein has translation MVSVFDQGPPAPCPAPFNLAEHVLTAGAAPDAKIALAVLGPYRAERWSYGKLRAAVRGVGTGLLRQGLKPGDIVLMRIGNTPDFPIAYLGAIAAGIVPVPTSAQLTAPEVAVMLDQLAPAAILKADGLACPKADIPVIPLAEMSAWYDLPPCDWDRGDPERLAYIVYTSGTSGVPCAVCHAHRAIWARRMMIDGWYGLTPEDRVLHAGAFNWTFTLGTGLLDPWSLGATALIPADGVDHAQIPLLMRRHEATIFAAAPGVYRAILKRHAKLDLPKLRHGLAAGEKLAAPIRAAWEAATGTAIFEAYGMSECSTFVSGAPARPARDAAIGRPQPGRRVAILGPDGPVPFDTPGEIAVHADDPGLMLGYFGAEAETRARFRGDWFVTGDQGAMSEDGQITYLGRGDDMMNAGGYRVSPLEVEAAFLAHPGIEECGATDIEVKEGVRLIALSWTGPATIPEAELQAWGAARLARYKQPRFFHHREALPKNPNGKLIRKALRDTGQA, from the coding sequence ATGGTTTCCGTCTTCGATCAAGGCCCGCCCGCGCCCTGCCCCGCGCCCTTCAACCTCGCCGAGCATGTCTTGACGGCGGGTGCCGCGCCTGACGCCAAGATCGCGCTGGCGGTGCTGGGTCCGTATCGGGCCGAGCGTTGGTCCTACGGAAAGCTGCGCGCCGCCGTGCGCGGGGTCGGCACCGGCCTTCTGCGTCAGGGTCTCAAACCCGGCGATATCGTCCTCATGCGGATCGGCAACACGCCCGATTTTCCCATCGCCTATCTCGGGGCCATCGCGGCAGGCATCGTACCCGTGCCGACCTCTGCCCAACTGACCGCGCCCGAAGTGGCGGTCATGCTGGACCAGCTCGCCCCGGCGGCGATCCTGAAGGCGGACGGTCTGGCCTGCCCGAAGGCGGATATTCCGGTGATCCCCTTGGCCGAAATGAGCGCATGGTACGATCTGCCGCCCTGCGACTGGGATCGCGGCGATCCGGAGCGGTTGGCCTATATCGTTTACACCTCGGGCACGTCCGGTGTGCCGTGCGCGGTCTGCCATGCCCATCGCGCGATCTGGGCCCGGCGCATGATGATCGACGGCTGGTACGGGCTCACGCCCGAGGACCGTGTCCTGCATGCGGGCGCGTTCAACTGGACCTTCACGTTGGGCACGGGTCTTCTCGATCCGTGGAGCCTGGGTGCCACCGCGCTGATCCCGGCAGACGGCGTCGATCACGCGCAGATCCCGCTTCTGATGCGCCGCCATGAGGCGACGATCTTTGCAGCAGCCCCAGGGGTTTACCGCGCGATCCTCAAGCGTCACGCGAAGCTGGACCTGCCAAAGCTGCGGCATGGGCTCGCGGCGGGCGAAAAGCTGGCAGCCCCGATCCGCGCCGCGTGGGAGGCGGCGACGGGCACGGCGATCTTCGAAGCCTACGGCATGTCCGAATGCTCCACCTTCGTGTCGGGCGCGCCCGCACGCCCGGCGCGCGACGCGGCCATCGGGCGCCCCCAGCCGGGGCGCCGCGTGGCCATCCTCGGCCCCGACGGCCCGGTGCCCTTCGACACGCCCGGCGAGATTGCCGTTCACGCAGACGATCCCGGTCTGATGCTGGGCTATTTCGGCGCCGAGGCCGAGACCCGCGCGCGCTTTCGCGGCGACTGGTTCGTCACCGGCGATCAGGGCGCCATGTCCGAGGATGGCCAGATCACCTATTTGGGGCGCGGCGACGACATGATGAATGCAGGCGGATATCGCGTCTCCCCGCTGGAGGTTGAGGCCGCGTTCCTTGCCCATCCCGGTATCGAGGAATGCGGCGCCACCGATATCGAGGTGAAAGAGGGTGTGCGCCTCATCGCGCTGTCCTGGACCGGGCCCGCGACCATTCCGGAGGCGGAGCTTCAGGCCTGGGGCGCGGCGCGCCTTGCCCGGTACAAGCAGCCGCGCTTCTTTCATCACCGCGAAGCTTTGCCCAAGAACCCCAATGGCAAGCTGATCCGCAAGGCGCTGCGCGATACGGGACAGGCCTGA
- a CDS encoding heavy metal translocating P-type ATPase has product MTAACPACAALPEPAKAAGAAPDLVLHLPDIHCAGCIGEVEEALNAVPGVAEARVNLTLKRAFVASGGVSAETLIDALASSGHRAQIFDPGLLGGQDRSGRDLLMRVGVAGFAMMNVMLLSVAVWSGADHSTALLFHLISALIAVPAVAYSARPFFGSALGAITAGRLNMDVPISVAILLALFASLAGALLGHDRAAWFDAALALTFFLLVGRYLDHMGRSSARSAAAELAALEAPQAVRVVDGVESIVRAADLRPGDMISVRPGDRLPVDGIIVEGETDLDRAALTGESQPDAVGVGDAVAAGEVTLTGPLLVRTLRAGSDTSLRRLADLVASAEMQKSRYQGIADRAARIYAPLVHILGAAAFVAWFLATADGWRALDVAISVLVITCPCALGLAVPAVSTVTTARLFRKGMLVKSRTALERLAEVDLVVFDKTGTLTTGRMTLLTEMDDADLALAAGLAQGSSHPVSRAIALAAESRGIAPASMTGIREIPGHGVTAEGGVRLGRADWAGATDVAGQGTALRRADGTTLPLAFSEELRADAAETVAEIRRAGHEVVLLSGDAPEAVARMAERLGIETALPRMSPEAKAQWLNDAKAQGQKPLMVGDGLNDTGGLAVAHASIAPSSALDAARNAADLVLLSDHLAPVAEALRAARVAKVRMRQNITQAVLYNVISVPVALAGFATPLLAAIAMSTSSVTVSLNAIRGQK; this is encoded by the coding sequence GTGACGGCGGCCTGCCCGGCCTGCGCGGCGCTGCCGGAACCGGCCAAGGCGGCCGGTGCCGCGCCGGACCTGGTGCTGCATCTGCCCGATATCCACTGCGCGGGCTGCATCGGTGAGGTCGAGGAGGCGCTGAACGCCGTTCCGGGCGTCGCGGAGGCGCGGGTGAACCTCACGCTGAAGCGCGCCTTCGTGGCGTCGGGCGGTGTATCGGCCGAGACGCTGATCGACGCGCTCGCTTCGTCTGGCCACCGCGCGCAAATCTTCGATCCGGGGCTCTTGGGCGGACAGGACCGGTCGGGCCGGGACCTCTTGATGCGCGTGGGCGTGGCGGGCTTCGCGATGATGAACGTGATGCTCCTGTCGGTTGCGGTCTGGTCCGGGGCGGATCATTCCACCGCGCTTCTGTTCCACCTGATTTCAGCGCTGATCGCGGTGCCGGCGGTGGCCTATTCCGCGCGGCCGTTCTTCGGCTCGGCCTTGGGCGCGATCACGGCGGGGCGGCTCAACATGGATGTGCCGATCTCGGTCGCGATCCTTCTCGCGCTCTTCGCCTCACTCGCGGGCGCGCTTCTGGGCCATGACCGCGCGGCGTGGTTCGATGCGGCGCTCGCGCTCACGTTCTTCCTTCTCGTGGGGCGGTATCTCGACCATATGGGCCGGTCCTCGGCCCGCTCGGCGGCGGCGGAACTGGCCGCGCTCGAGGCGCCGCAGGCGGTCCGGGTCGTGGATGGCGTCGAGAGCATCGTGCGCGCCGCCGATCTGAGGCCCGGGGACATGATCAGCGTGCGCCCGGGCGACCGGTTGCCCGTGGACGGGATCATCGTCGAGGGCGAGACGGACCTCGACCGTGCGGCGCTGACCGGCGAAAGCCAGCCTGACGCCGTCGGCGTGGGCGATGCGGTCGCGGCAGGCGAGGTGACGCTGACCGGGCCGCTTCTGGTGAGGACGCTGCGTGCGGGCTCCGACACGAGCCTGCGCAGGCTTGCCGACCTCGTCGCTTCCGCCGAGATGCAGAAAAGCCGGTACCAGGGTATCGCCGATCGCGCCGCGCGCATCTATGCGCCGCTCGTGCATATCCTCGGCGCGGCGGCCTTCGTTGCGTGGTTCCTGGCGACCGCAGATGGCTGGCGTGCGCTCGACGTGGCGATCTCGGTGCTCGTCATTACCTGCCCCTGTGCGTTGGGGCTCGCCGTCCCGGCTGTCTCGACGGTCACGACCGCGCGGCTCTTCCGCAAGGGGATGCTGGTGAAATCGCGCACGGCGCTCGAACGGCTGGCCGAGGTGGACCTCGTCGTGTTCGACAAGACCGGTACCCTGACCACGGGCCGGATGACGCTGCTGACCGAAATGGACGATGCCGATCTGGCGCTTGCAGCGGGGCTGGCGCAGGGATCCTCTCACCCCGTGTCTCGCGCCATAGCACTTGCGGCGGAGAGCCGCGGCATCGCGCCCGCGTCCATGACGGGCATCCGGGAGATCCCGGGGCACGGCGTGACAGCGGAGGGTGGGGTCCGGCTCGGGCGCGCGGATTGGGCCGGCGCCACGGACGTGGCGGGGCAGGGCACGGCGCTCCGGCGTGCGGACGGCACGACGCTGCCATTGGCCTTCTCGGAGGAATTGCGCGCCGATGCGGCAGAGACGGTGGCCGAGATCCGCCGCGCGGGCCACGAGGTCGTGCTCCTGTCGGGCGATGCGCCCGAGGCGGTGGCGCGCATGGCCGAGCGGCTCGGGATCGAGACGGCGCTGCCGCGCATGTCGCCCGAGGCCAAGGCGCAATGGTTGAACGATGCCAAGGCGCAAGGGCAGAAGCCGCTCATGGTCGGCGACGGGCTGAACGACACCGGTGGACTGGCCGTCGCGCATGCCTCGATCGCGCCGTCCTCGGCGCTCGATGCGGCGCGGAATGCCGCCGATCTGGTGCTTCTGTCCGATCACCTGGCCCCGGTGGCCGAGGCGCTGCGCGCGGCGCGGGTCGCCAAGGTGCGGATGCGGCAGAACATCACGCAGGCAGTGCTCTATAACGTCATCTCGGTGCCGGTGGCGCTTGCGGGCTTCGCCACACCGCTCCTCGCGGCGATCGCGATGTCCACGTCGTCGGTGACCGTGTCGCTCAATGCCATAAGGGGGCAGAAATGA